The following coding sequences lie in one Lacerta agilis isolate rLacAgi1 chromosome 4, rLacAgi1.pri, whole genome shotgun sequence genomic window:
- the LAMP1 gene encoding lysosome-associated membrane glycoprotein 1: protein MAPRYSWGLFLAAALLGFLQVSSAFEVRDGKNKTCILANFSVLFTVEYNTNTSKEVTVFSLPSNAVVLPESTCGKLDDTSEVLAIGFGNKNSLKMTFVKNPDVYVVSNLTFTYNLSDASFFPNSNETGARDVSKETDIRADLKTTYTCHSKNTISMKNVTVVLSNVTLEAYLVNNTFSGKETRCSEDIGSTTAIPTTTSVAPTAAPTAAPKTPDVGRYNLTGCLLASMGLQLNVTYTTKNQTKKWELLNLPANTNFSGHCGDSTVTLNLTSGSTDLVFYFEQNSTTDKYFLHRISVSTSLPVESIKRTFKADNDSLSALKATVGKSYKCFSEESILISNETSLNIFNAQVQAFKITGDTFGTPEECPMDENNMLIPIIVGAALAGLVLIVLIAYLIGRKRSHAGYQTI, encoded by the exons ATGGCGCCTCGGTACAGCTGGGGGTTGTTCCTGGCGGCGGCCCTGCTGG GATTTTTACAAGTATCTTCAGCGTTTGAAGTAAGAGATGGGAAAAACAAAACCTGCATATTAGCCAATTTTTCTGTGCTATTTACAGTGGAATACAACACAAACACCAGTAAAGAG GTCACAGTCTTTTCACTTCCTTCTAATGCTGTGGTACTGCCAGAAAGCACATGTGGCAAGCTGGACGACACTTCAGAAGTTCTTGCAATTGGATTTGGCAACAAGAACTCATTAAAGATGACATTTGTAAAAAATCCAGACGTCTACGTTGTCAGTAATCTGACGTTCACCTACAACTTGTCAGATGCCAGCTTTTTCCCCAACTCAAATGAAA CTGGAGCAAGAGATGTGTCCAAGGAAACTGATATTCGAGCAGACTTAAAGACAACATATACATGTCACAGTAAGAACACCATAAGCATGAAAAATGTGACTGTCGTCCTCAGCAATGTTACCCTTGAAGCATACCTTGTAAATAACACCTTCAGTGGAAAAG AAACTCGCTGTAGTGAAGACATAGGGTCTACAACCGCCATTCCCACAACTACAAGTGTGGCACCAACTGCAGCACCAACTGCAGCCCCCAAAACTCCAGATGTTGGACGATACAATTTGACTGGCTGTTTGCTTGCTTCTATGGGCCTGCAGCTTAATGTTACCTACACCACCAAAAACCAG ACTAAGAAGTGGGAGTTGTTGAATCTTCCAGCAAATACAAATTTCTCTGGGCATTGTGGGGATTCCACAGTTACTCTGAACTTGACTTCTGGGAGCACTGACCTGGTTTTTTATTTTGAGCAG aACTCAACCACTGACAAGTATTTTCTGCACCGTATCTCTGTGAGCACAAGTCTGCCTGTTGAATCTATAA aAAGAACATTTAAAGCTGACAACGATAGCCTGAGTGCTCTCAAAGCTACAGTTGGAAAATCATACAAGTGTTTTTCAGAAGAGAGTATTTTGATCTCGAATGAAACTTCTCTCAATATATTCAATGCTCAAGTCCAGGCTTTCAAGATCACAGGAGACACATTTGGAACAC CGGAAGAATGCCCAATGGATGAAAACAATATGTTGATCCCAATCATAGTTGGTGCAGCCCTTGCTGGACTTGTCCTTAtagtattgattgcatatttaaTTGGCAGAAAACGTAGCCATGCTGGCTATCAAACAATTTAA